Within Vigna unguiculata cultivar IT97K-499-35 chromosome 2, ASM411807v1, whole genome shotgun sequence, the genomic segment aaCCATTCTTTTAACTGTgatttaattatcataaaaattttttcttaaataattaaataaatatgtagataattaataaaaaaattgattcattttttttaaataatagaagaaagaTACTCATAAACATCTTTACATATTTTgaattcttcacatattttaataataataaaaataccatcgATAAATTAGAAGAATCTTTGTAAAATATATGGGATATATAACTTGTTGAGGAAGTTATTGCTCATCCTGAAAGAAGCAAGAGAAATGATCTGAGATGGTCAGTTTCTGTCACGGTCACCCTAGCCAATAACTAAATCCATTTTCTTGCACGGGCCAATGGGAGTGTGTGGATGGATAATAACAAAACCGATAAAAAAAACCCAGTGGGTTAGTTTGCTTTGCAATGTGCTGAATTTTGTACTTTTCTCCGAAATCATAATAAATTGATTCGTTCCATTGCATTCTTCAGTCGAGTTTTTCTTGAAAGATCCAAATCTGCTAAATTTGTTACTTTTGCATGAAATCATAATAAATTGATTCGTTTCATTGCATTTCTCGGTCGAGTTTTTCTTGAAAGTTCAATCTGTGGAATGTTTGATATTTGTACCAAATAAAGTTGGTTAGATCAATCAATTGTACTGATCCATACCATAATGTTAATGTCATTGGCATATCGCTCGCCGATCTAAACCCAAAAATATATAGATTGAAATTGAGATATGAATGAAAACTAAAAGGATGGGAAGATAGAGTGAAAAcaaaaaaggtttttttttcgGTTTTCTGACACTGACATGTGGATAATTCACATGTACTTCTTATTGGATGTATTTGAATCAATTTTATAtgaagttaaattaaattttggtaaaattgatttaacagTGCAATTAAAAAGTATCAAATCggttatatttacaaattacaaaaatacgCATCGCCTAATGTATGGGGACTTTCATTAATACTTGTGTACTGTAACAAAAGGATTTTAACATCTCTATTTGACATCTGACATAATTTGCACATgacaatatatatttgtttgacATCAATAAAGACGTTGGCAAGATGTCGCACAATTACACGATCACGTGCTTAATTTATACTGAAATTCTCACCGTTGTCGAAAAGTCGAAACAACGATGTTAAGAGACCCAaccaaaaatgacaaatgttATCACTTTAGATCCGATCACATTTGTTATCTCGTCCTTTCAATTATTTGCCTCCAATTAGCAACCAAAGCAAATATGTGCGTGTCGGTGACGGACATCATTGCTCCCATAGAAGCATCAAAACGTGGCTGGGTTGCTCTGTGGTTGCCATGATTTGGTCCCAATCAAAGCGAAGTTTCATGCCCTCCAAAACATGGCCCCATAAAAAATTAGTCTATCATGTGAATGTGATCCAACCGTTCTTCAGAATCTCGAGCACCTCAAATTCGATAAGAATGTAGGAAGCTTCTCAAACTATGAGCAAAAATCAAACTTGGTAATCAAACTATTCTTCGGCAGAAGGTGGATGATTTATTTTTGAAACTGTCTGCAAATTAGAAGAACTTGAGCCGGTTTTTTGGTCAGCCGTAGCAATAGAAAAAGGTTTGATAGATGACCGGAGAGATTCTGAGCCCTCTGTTTCAATCCTCTTGCACAATGCATCGCAATTACTGATCACTTCAGTCAATCTTCCTTTGAACTCTCCAATTTCCACCTGCAATGCATGGACTGCATGCACGTTCCAACATATAGAGTTTTAACAATGTTCACAAGCAAATGAATTAAGATTTTATGATTTCATGATCCTTTTAAAGGATGAAAGAGGGAATTTCCCTTTCAATTCAGCAGATTATGAAAACAAGTCAAACAGTATCAGTCTCTCCCTATAATATGAGAATCCTAGTGTTCCAAATATTGTTCAAATTGTGTCAGATAATTACCTCCGGATAGATGCTGCGAAGCACTCTTCATTGTAGATTTTGAATGATTATATCGCTGAAGAAGTTTGATTGCCAAAGCATCTGcaacttcaattttgttttctatatcCTCCTGCAAAAATTGCAACCATCTTCATGGCATGTACAGAAATACAAGAGACAGCAATGTTCACCCATCAATGCTAATATTGGTActatctaataaaataatataaataaactacCAATATTATTGAAGGGGTCATCATGATAGGAACTATTCTCGTATTGAATTCCTTGAGGCCACTAAAtggctttttttattttcttttattattttagaaatagaGTAAACAGTTTATCACCAAATACGGAAGTTCCAGCTTTCCTGTGtacaatcaattaattaaaataataatgaaattagCTTCACGATTCCAAATCTTCCcctgaaaaattaaattaatagtttGATGAATATCTTTCTTACAATCACTCAATACCAACATTTACATTCTGAAATAGTCAGAAGATTCCAAAATCAACTTTCGAAGCATGGAAGGGGGAAATAGACCAGCTTAATTGTGATCCATAAGGTACAAAGTATATATTTGAAGGCAACTCTTCTCGTCTCACCATTTGTTTAACAAATACTCACCATTCACAAATTGAAAAGAGAATGACAGAACGTgccaaatttcactaaaattgtTGTCGtaatttttcacaaatcatCATTACTATTATATAGCAAATAATTGTATGGCTGAAATGTGCTGCCAAcacattaaaatgaaattccTTGTACTGAACTTTGTTAACACTACAAGTATTCTGTATTTATTGACATACAAATCTGCCAACTGAACATAAATTCAAGAATATGCGACATACAACTCCCCtccattaaatttttcattgaatttCACATTCTAAATAGCAATTTTAAGTTAATTTCTTGTTACCAGTCAGCTCAATGGTGATAACACAACTACTAAAGACAAATGTCTTCTCCGTGTGGTGGTTATAACTGGTGCCACAACACTGCTTATTCTAATTAGCAAATACAATTCATTTTGTCATATCTAATAAGTATTGGTcaactatatattatatttaagtacaaatcaactatattttttttatttaacaaataaaaaaccagCTATGTTTATCatctatatcaaaattttaactgAAACCATTGAGAGTATTTTAGCCATTTCATGATAAACTTAACACGCATATCCTTCTATTAACAGAATATACATGTTTGAGGTCTTGAAATGGAAGGGATAAAAGGGTGGGTGGGCTTGAGTATGTGTAAAGGAAGTGTGTGTCATTCACATGAAATTGAATTATACATATGAAAGGAAAAAGTTTCCTCTTGTGTAGAAGAGGGGAATGGTGGGTTTGTGTATTGGTAGAGGGTGTGTATGTAATTCACTTGAAATTGAATTATACATATACAAGGAAAAAGTTTCCTCTAGTGGAAAAAGGGGGAAGGGTGGGTTTTTGTAAGATTTGTATGCATGAATTACCAGATGAATACAatgaaatattcttttattaagcAGACCTGTCTTTTGGTTATCTCTTGGGCCTTTTTCTCCTGCCAGTCACGGTACATTGAGAAGAGCTCCAGTAGAACCTTGGGATTCACTGTAGCTGTttcaatgatgaaaaaaaaaaacagaaactaAGCAATTGGCCACAACAAAACTACTAGTATTAAATGCAGCTGCTATCATACAACAAAGTGATTTATGCTCT encodes:
- the LOC114169845 gene encoding uncharacterized protein LOC114169845, with product MGASESTFSSEQTPGDGITTITERSEASDPILERLKSLKITPPILTSPPTEGTLTDILVRKPSSSSLSATVNPKVLLELFSMYRDWQEKKAQEITKRQEDIENKIEVADALAIKLLQRYNHSKSTMKSASQHLSGVHALQVEIGEFKGRLTEVISNCDALCKRIETEGSESLRSSIKPFSIATADQKTGSSSSNLQTVSKINHPPSAEE